In a single window of the Tribolium castaneum strain GA2 chromosome 8, icTriCast1.1, whole genome shotgun sequence genome:
- the LOC100142170 gene encoding uncharacterized protein LOC100142170 yields the protein MIGPRGPSEMTESTPICRCRVLYLGSSVPQQTKDGLQGIQEPLQELYPDQGATGARGIDSWLSVWSNGILLENVDENHKKITRFFPIESLHYCAAVRYVLVPEKNTLHSPSPRFLPLDSPFARAPNPTHPPLFAAILRRTTGIKVLECHAFICKREVAANALVRCCFHAYADSSYAKQVDTAGSIYGTLASDRLSNKDKVEEWKMTRSTSGSTMTINTIGNGKDDVSIYNGDENHKVWAGSQDNLDTIYDVYASSTISRPSRPRQITQPVAVPPPPIKEKKKKSKKSLSREDLYPPLTNGKANSVAGTMIKPRPQPPPQPVYIVAHPQTLPNPKFFKHHGNTFSHRPRGKMLIPARPIPPPLVPVAPVIIPTTIPKKQKKAKHAMEEPIYMPSNRALSPVASYQPVNFPHEAYLMQHYATMESQGKQKRRDKGKLNKKLAQSMNGLDDPNLMMGGTGPPPGAAAGDESPFNTGIYRKKGHLNERAFSYSIRQEHRSRSYGSLANLKFATPIPNGDVEDREDMKKEREIMQMVQDLDLSGDELERSEVPRTMYEARGGPPGPVIVAAPQMNGRGHRR from the exons GGGCCCTCCGAAATGACGGAATCGACTCCGATCTGTCGATGCCGGGTCCTCTACTTGGGCAGTTCGGTCCCCCAACAGACCAAAGACGGTCTCCAGGGCATCCAAGAGCCCCTTCAGGAGCTCTACCCCGACCAGGGGGCCACCGGGGCTCGAGGCATCGACAGCTGGTTGAGCGTCTGGTCCAACGGCATTCTCCTCGAGAACGTCGACGAAAATCACAAGAAAATCACACGATTCTTCCCCATCGAAAGTCTCCACTATTGTGCAGCTGTAAG ATATGTTCTAGTCCCTGAGAAAAACACGCTGCACAGTCCCAGCCCTCGGTTCCTCCCTCTCGACTCGCCATTCGCCCGTGCCCCTAACCCCACCCACCCCCCTCTCTTCGCCGCCATATTACGAAGAACCACTGGAATCAAAGTACTTGAATGCCACGCCTTTATCTGCAAACGCGAAGTGGCAGCCAATGCGCTCGTCCGTTGCTGTTTCCACGCCTACGCTGACTCCTCCTACGCCAAGCAAGTTGACACGGCTGGTAGTATATACGGTACTCTAGCCTCAGACCGACTGTCCAACAAAGACAAA GTAGAGGAATGGAAGATGACCCGCTCGACATCCGGGTCAACCATGACCATCAACACCATCGGTAACGGCAAAGATGACGTCAGTATTTACAACGGTGACGAAAACCACAAAGTGTGGGCGGGGTCTCAGGACAACCTTGACACAATCTACGACGTTTACGCCTCCTCGACCATCTCCCGCCCCTCACGCCCCCGCCAGATCACCCAACCGGTGGCCGTCCCGCCCCCGCCCATCAaagagaagaagaaaaaatcgaaaaagtcCCTCAGTCGTGAAGACCTCTACCCGCCTCTCACCAACGGCAAGGCCAATAGCGTGGCCGGCACGATGATCAAGCCACGCCCACAACCACCGCCCCAACCAGTTTACATCGTCGCCCATCCTCAAACCCTCCCCAATCCGAAATTCTTCAAACACCATGGCAACACATTCTCGCACCGCCCACGAGGCAAAATGCTCATCCCCGCCCGGCCCATCCCCCCACCCCTTGTTCCCGTCGCCCCGGTCATTATCCCCACCACTATtcctaaaaaacaaaaaaaggcGAAACATGCCATGGAAGAACCGATTTATATGCCGAGTAACCGGGCGTTATCACCGGTTGCAAGTTACCAACCGGTTAATTTCCCACACGAGGCCTACTTGATGCAGCATTACGCCACGATGGAGTCGCAGGGGAAGCAAAAGAGGAGGGACAAGGGcaagttgaataaaaaattagcgcAAAGTATGAACGGATTGGATGATCCGAACTTAATGATGGGCGGGACGGGACCGCCCCCAGGGGCGGCCGCAGGCGATGAGAGTCCGTTCAATACGGGGATTTACAGGAAAAAGGGACATTTGAATGAGAGGGCGTTCTCGTATTCAATCAGGCAGGAGCACAGGAGTCGCAGCTACGGCTCATTGGCCAATCTCAAGTTCGCCACGCCCATTCCCAACGGAGAT GTGGAAGACCGCGAAGACATGAAGAAAGAGCGCGAGATCATGCAGATGGTGCAGGACTTGGACCTCTCTGGCGACGAGTTGGAGCGCTCGGAGGTGCCCCGTACCATGTACGAAGCCCGAGGGGGCCCCCCGGGGCCGGTGATTGTGGCGGCGCCCCAAATGAATGGTCGCGGCCACCGCAGATAG